From a region of the Bradyrhizobium sp. KBS0727 genome:
- a CDS encoding plasmid partitioning protein RepB C-terminal domain-containing protein, which produces MADAPEGREDGNIRLAFERNFLTIPVSAIVSLKTLPDGARASRTYAQILSSIKAIGLIEAPVVMADPTNLGTWFLLDGHLRIEVLKELGIAEVECLLATDDDTYTYNKRVNRIPPIQEHRMIARAMERGVSSADIANALNLQVLSVLRKFRLLEGISSEAAEMLKDTPCSMKVFDILRQLSAVRQIEAADLMIGQNNFTVMFARALRAATPESQLVVTKKGKGGGTPTPSGQQIARMERELAALQTQVESVEDSYGIENLHLTVARGYIAKLLANKRIVRWLTNHQQDYLIEFQKIAEIDTLGAIAEAPSA; this is translated from the coding sequence ATGGCTGATGCACCGGAAGGCCGGGAGGATGGCAATATTCGTTTGGCTTTTGAGCGAAACTTCCTGACCATCCCTGTGTCAGCAATCGTTTCGCTTAAAACGTTGCCGGATGGCGCCAGAGCGAGCCGGACCTATGCGCAGATTTTGAGTTCTATCAAGGCGATCGGCTTGATCGAAGCTCCAGTCGTCATGGCAGACCCAACGAATCTAGGAACGTGGTTCCTTCTCGATGGCCATCTGCGGATAGAGGTACTCAAAGAACTGGGCATCGCTGAGGTCGAATGCTTGCTGGCCACTGACGACGACACCTATACCTATAACAAACGTGTCAACCGCATACCCCCGATCCAGGAGCATCGGATGATCGCACGCGCCATGGAGCGCGGTGTCTCATCCGCTGACATTGCAAACGCCTTAAACCTTCAGGTCTTGTCTGTTCTGCGGAAATTCCGACTACTGGAAGGGATCAGTTCCGAAGCCGCTGAAATGCTAAAAGATACACCTTGTTCGATGAAGGTGTTTGACATTCTACGTCAACTCTCCGCTGTTCGTCAGATTGAAGCCGCCGACCTCATGATTGGTCAAAACAACTTTACGGTCATGTTTGCCCGAGCGCTGCGGGCAGCCACACCAGAAAGTCAGCTCGTTGTCACCAAGAAGGGAAAGGGAGGCGGCACCCCGACACCTTCGGGTCAACAGATTGCCCGCATGGAACGGGAACTAGCCGCGCTGCAAACCCAAGTCGAGTCCGTCGAGGATAGCTACGGTATCGAAAATCTACATTTGACGGTGGCGCGCGGATATATAGCCAAGCTTCTTGCTAACAAACGAATTGTTCGTTGGTTGACGAACCACCAGCAGGATTATCTCATCGAGTTTCAAAAGATCGCCGAGATCGACACACTCGGCGCGATCGCCGAGGCACCGAGCGCCTGA
- a CDS encoding plasmid partitioning protein RepB C-terminal domain-containing protein, with amino-acid sequence MPAVHQKRIEMIPISRITVLNPRARNKRQHREIVNNIEAIGLKRPITVSRRDGIGGPRYDLVCGEGRLEAFQMLGQTEIPAVVIEASESECLVMSLVENIARRTPRPIDLMREISALRSRGYNDTVIAEKIGVGSSWVNMIASLLERGEERLVAAVETGLIPITLAMEISKAETELAQNLLLDAYETGQLRGKKLAAVRRMLDMRLRTQGKGLPVGRLGRKTISRRMTASDLMQVYQREAEKQRLLVKKSDFAQTRLLFLVEALKELLADDSFINLLRAEGLSTMPRALAARVSGGDHG; translated from the coding sequence ATGCCCGCTGTTCATCAAAAACGGATTGAGATGATTCCCATCTCCCGGATTACCGTTCTAAATCCTCGCGCGCGCAACAAGCGCCAGCATCGGGAGATCGTGAACAACATCGAAGCGATTGGCCTGAAGCGCCCGATCACGGTGAGCCGCCGCGATGGGATCGGTGGCCCCAGATATGATCTCGTCTGCGGGGAAGGTCGACTAGAAGCCTTCCAAATGCTCGGTCAGACCGAGATCCCGGCCGTCGTGATCGAGGCCAGCGAGAGCGAATGTCTGGTGATGAGCCTCGTCGAAAATATCGCACGACGCACGCCGCGCCCGATTGACCTCATGCGGGAGATCAGCGCTCTCCGATCGCGCGGTTATAACGACACGGTTATCGCCGAAAAGATTGGAGTTGGTTCATCCTGGGTCAATATGATTGCCTCGCTCCTCGAGCGCGGCGAGGAGCGTTTGGTCGCCGCGGTCGAGACTGGCCTCATACCGATTACACTGGCGATGGAGATCTCCAAGGCGGAGACGGAACTTGCCCAAAATCTGCTCCTTGATGCTTATGAAACCGGTCAACTAAGAGGTAAGAAACTTGCTGCCGTTCGGCGTATGCTCGACATGCGGCTACGGACTCAGGGCAAGGGATTGCCGGTTGGGCGTCTGGGGCGAAAGACTATCAGCCGACGGATGACGGCCAGTGATCTTATGCAGGTTTATCAACGTGAAGCCGAAAAACAGCGCTTGCTGGTCAAGAAATCGGACTTCGCCCAGACCCGGCTTCTCTTCCTTGTTGAGGCGCTGAAGGAGTTGCTCGCTGATGACAGCTTCATAAACCTGCTGCGAGCGGAAGGACTATCGACGATGCCTCGGGCGCTTGCCGCCCGCGTATCGGGAGGTGATCATGGCTGA